GCGACGAGGAGCGAGTCGATCCGGTCCAGCAGACCGCCGGAGCCGGCCAGCCAGCGGCCGGCGTCCTTCGCGTGGGCACCCCGCTTGACCATCGACTCCAGCAGGTCCCCGAGCGGGCCGCCGACCGCCACGGCCACCGCCGTCTGCCACGTCAGGGACGACAGCACGGCGAGCGCGCAGAGACCGGCCGCCGACCCGGCCAGCGTGCCGCTCCACCGCTTGGCGGGCGACAGCGGGGAGAGCCGGGGGCCACCGAGACGGCGACCCGCCGCGTACGCGACGATGTCGGCGATCGACACGGCCACGAACAGGACGAGACCGAGGGCGCCCGACGGCACGAGGCCGGCCAGGGCACCCAGCCACACGAGCCCGAGCAGCCCCGCCCCCAGGCGGCGGAGCCCGTGCTCCGCGTCGCCCGACAGCAGGGGCACCCCGGCGATCGCGAGCGCCCCGACCGCCGCCACCCGGAGCATTTCCCCGGGTGCCAGCCAGGCGGTCAGGATCAGCCCGACGAGCGCCGCGCCGAGCACCGCCCGGTCCACCGGGCCCAGCCGCAGCAGCCCGCCGTACTCCGCCACCGCGATCACCCCGACCGCGGCCGCGAGGACCGCGATCCCCGGCGGGCCGAGCCAGAACGCGACGGTGACCAGGGGGACTCCGAGCGCCCACACGCACCAGCGGACCATCAGCTCGCGCTGCCGGGTCGCCGCCACCGCGATCCCGCCGACCGCCAGTGCCCCGCCCAGGTACGGCACGAGACCGGCGACCGTCGGCGTCACCAGGAGACCCGCCCGTCCCGCACGCCCGACGCCACCGGCGCGCCCGACGCCACCGGCACCGGTGCGCCCAGGGCCTCCAGGGCGCTCCGGCAGGCCGCCACGATCCGCGCGTTCTCCGCCGTGTCGCGGACGGCGACGCGGACGGTCCGCCCCTCGTACGCCGGGGACATCGGCGACAGGTCCCGCAGGTACACGTCGTGGCGGCGGCACTCGCGCACCAGCAGGGGCGCGCTCGGCCCGTCCGGCGGCAGGGTCACCGTGAGGAAGTTCGACACACCCTCGTCGACCGAGGCGAACCCGTCGAGCTCCGCGAGCCCGGCGGCGAGCTCCCGGCGCAGCACAGCGGTGCGCGCCCAGCGTTCCGCGTAGTACGCGGGGTCGCGCAGCGCTGTCACGGCGGCCAGCTGGGCCGGCAGGCTCACGGGCCACGGCGGCGTCCAGCGGCGCAGCTCCCCGGCCGTGTCCTGGTCCGCCACCAGATACGCGGCCCGCATCCCCGACAGCGCGTACATCTTCGACAGCGAGGTGCAGACCACGACCCGGGGGTCGACCGAGGCGAGCCCGGCCAGCGAATCCGCCGGATCGACATAGCCCAGGTACGCCTCGTCGATCCACCACCGGGTCCGCGCGGGCGAGGCCTCGATCACCGCGCGCAGCGCGTCGGCGGGAGCGTGGCGACCGGTCGGGTTGTTCGGATTGACCACGACCACGAGGTCGTACCGCCCGCTCGTGGTCGCGGCGGCGAGCCGGGCCGGATCGAGCAGCCAGCCGTCCTCCCGGCGCAGGCTCAGCCGGTCGACATGGCAGCCGATCACCCGCTCGGTGACGTGCGCGTACTCGCCGTAGCTCGGATCCAGCAGGAGCACCCGGCTGCCCGGCGTCAGCCACCGGCCGAACGCCCGGAAGATCAGGTCGGACGAGCCCGCCCCGACGACCAGCGACTCCACCGGCAGCCCACGGACTCCGGCGATCTCCGCGAGCAGCCCTTCCGCGCCCGTCGGCGGCGAGGTCCGCGCCGCCCACCCCGGATCCTCCGACAGGACCGCGCGGACATCGGGGGACGGCGGGAACCAGGCGTCCAGCACGTCTGCCGCGACCACCTCGTGACGGCGGTTCAGCGTCCGGAAGTCCGTACCGATCGCCGAGAAGAACGCACCGCCGTGCTCGCAGCCGTCCGCGCGCGGCGCGAACGCCACGTCCAGCCGCCAGTCGAGGTCCGCCCGCAGCCGCTCCAGGGTCCGCCCGTGGCGCTCCGCGACCGTCCTCGTCAGCTCGGCCACGGAGCCGGTCAGCACCTCGAAGGAGACGGCGCCCGAGTGGACCGTCCGCCCCACCGGCCGCAGCCCGGCGGCGAGATACATGTCGAGCAGCTCCGTGCGCCCCATCGCCACCACCCGGCGACCGCCCCGCGCCGCGACCCAGCGCAGCGCCGCGTACATGAGGAGCGGCGCCGCCGCGGTGGACCGCCAGCGCTCTTCGACGGTCAGGACGCGGATCTCGAAGGGCGCCTCCTCCGTCAGGACCGGCAGCTCCTCGCGCGTCAGGTACTTGTCGAGCGAGTAGCGGCCGACCCACGGCGGGGTGAGGCTGACGAAGCCGATCCGCGTCTCGCCGCGCGCGGCCACGAGATACACGTTGTCGCCGTCGAGCCCGTCGCTCAGCCGCCCCGACGGATCCACCGGATGCTGGCCCAGCTCCTCCGCGTACACGCGATGGCGCAGCTGGTGGATCCAGTCGTGATCCGCGGGAGTGGCAGCGCGCAGCTGCAAGGCGTGGTTCATGTGTGTCCCCCTGTGACGCATGACGCTCCGGTGTTCGAGCATCAGCATCGCGGAGGCCGGGCGACGATACCTGAGTACGCCTACTCACCTCGGGGGCACTACGCATAGGGCCGTGGCGTGCGGCCCCGTGCCGACGTCAACTCCGCAGATGCGAAGCGCCATTGAGGTCGAGGATCGTGCCCGAGGACCACTCGGCGGCGGGGGAGGCGAGCCACAGCACCGCCGCCGCGACCTCCTCGGCCGAGCCCACCCGCCCGAACGGGCTCTGCGCCCGGATCGCTTCGCCCTCGGGCCCCTCCACACGCGGCGCCACCCGTTCCGTCGCGAAGAAGCCGGGGGCGACGGAGGCGACGGCGATCCCGTACGGCGCGAGCGAGACCGCGAGCGACTGACCCAGGGCATGCACGGCGGCCTTCGTCGCCCCGTACGCCGGATGGTCCGGCTCGCCCCGGAAGGCGCCTCGGGAGCCGATGTTCACGATCCGGCCGCCCCCGCCCTGGTCGATCATCCGCCGTGCGGCGAGATGGCTCAGGTTGGCCGTGGCGAGCAGGTTCACGGCCACGTGCCGCTGCCACACCTCCACCCACTCCTCGTACGGGGTCTCCGCCAGGGGGTGGCGGATATTCACGGCCGCGTTGTTCACCAGCACGTCGATTCCGCCGAGTGCCTCCGCCGCCGCGTCCACCACGGCCACCGCCCCCGACGGGTCCGCGAGGTCGCCGCCGACCAGGGTGTGGCCGCCGCCGGCCAGGGAGGCGAGAGTGGTACGGGCCTCCTCCTCGCGCGAGCCGAAGTGGACTGCCACCCGGTCGCCGTTGGCCGCGAACGCCCGGGCCACCGCGCGGCCGAGCCCCCGTGACGCGCCGCTGACGAGCACGCGTCGACCGGATGCGGGTACGTTCATGACTGGTGCCTCTCGAAGATCGGGTGTTCTGCCCGGCGGTGACGATACGGCTCGGCCCGACCGCCTCACCGTCCGACCGCCTCTCCGCTCGACCGCCTCTCCGTCCGCCGTCGCTCCGTTTGCGGACATGTCGACATCGGGTTTGGGTGTGAGACGAGGACCACCCCCCCTGCGCATCAGGAGCTCGGCATGTCGATGGCGTTCGGTTCACCCTTCGGTTCGTCCGACGACCCGTTCAGCGATCTGCTGAGCCGGTTCTTCGGGATGTCGCCGGCGTCGTCGCCCCCTGCCGTGCAGCGCGTACCGATCGGGCGGCTGCTGACGGAGTCGTCGCACGAACTCCTCAACCTGGCCGCGCGCAAGGCGGCCGAGGACGGCACGTCCGACCTCGACACGGAACACCTCCTGTGGGCGACGACCCAGGTCGACCCCGCGCGGCGGCTCCTCGCCCAGGCCGGGGTGGACACCGAGGCGCTCGCCGCGGAGATCGACAAGGTGCTTCCCGGGGAG
The sequence above is a segment of the Streptomyces sp. NBC_01255 genome. Coding sequences within it:
- a CDS encoding phosphatidate cytidylyltransferase encodes the protein MAATRQRELMVRWCVWALGVPLVTVAFWLGPPGIAVLAAAVGVIAVAEYGGLLRLGPVDRAVLGAALVGLILTAWLAPGEMLRVAAVGALAIAGVPLLSGDAEHGLRRLGAGLLGLVWLGALAGLVPSGALGLVLFVAVSIADIVAYAAGRRLGGPRLSPLSPAKRWSGTLAGSAAGLCALAVLSSLTWQTAVAVAVGGPLGDLLESMVKRGAHAKDAGRWLAGSGGLLDRIDSLLVALAVLLVLS
- a CDS encoding histidinol-phosphate transaminase, which translates into the protein MNHALQLRAATPADHDWIHQLRHRVYAEELGQHPVDPSGRLSDGLDGDNVYLVAARGETRIGFVSLTPPWVGRYSLDKYLTREELPVLTEEAPFEIRVLTVEERWRSTAAAPLLMYAALRWVAARGGRRVVAMGRTELLDMYLAAGLRPVGRTVHSGAVSFEVLTGSVAELTRTVAERHGRTLERLRADLDWRLDVAFAPRADGCEHGGAFFSAIGTDFRTLNRRHEVVAADVLDAWFPPSPDVRAVLSEDPGWAARTSPPTGAEGLLAEIAGVRGLPVESLVVGAGSSDLIFRAFGRWLTPGSRVLLLDPSYGEYAHVTERVIGCHVDRLSLRREDGWLLDPARLAAATTSGRYDLVVVVNPNNPTGRHAPADALRAVIEASPARTRWWIDEAYLGYVDPADSLAGLASVDPRVVVCTSLSKMYALSGMRAAYLVADQDTAGELRRWTPPWPVSLPAQLAAVTALRDPAYYAERWARTAVLRRELAAGLAELDGFASVDEGVSNFLTVTLPPDGPSAPLLVRECRRHDVYLRDLSPMSPAYEGRTVRVAVRDTAENARIVAACRSALEALGAPVPVASGAPVASGVRDGRVSW
- a CDS encoding SDR family NAD(P)-dependent oxidoreductase; translated protein: MNVPASGRRVLVSGASRGLGRAVARAFAANGDRVAVHFGSREEEARTTLASLAGGGHTLVGGDLADPSGAVAVVDAAAEALGGIDVLVNNAAVNIRHPLAETPYEEWVEVWQRHVAVNLLATANLSHLAARRMIDQGGGGRIVNIGSRGAFRGEPDHPAYGATKAAVHALGQSLAVSLAPYGIAVASVAPGFFATERVAPRVEGPEGEAIRAQSPFGRVGSAEEVAAAVLWLASPAAEWSSGTILDLNGASHLRS